CCTACTAGTGTTTACTCCATGAGTGTCCCTTGACGAGGCTACCGTCTTCGCGTTCTCTTCAACCATTCTGGCCTTGTTCACCAGATCGAAGAAAATACGGATCTCCATAGGAGCCACAGCCATCCTGATCTCCATAGAGAACCTACAAAGTTCCTCGAATTTGCTTGTATATTCTGCCACCGACAAGGAACCTTGCTCCAGCTGCAATAGTTCCATCTCCTTTACTTCCCTTGCAGACTCAGAAAAATACTTCTTGTAGAAGGCCGTTTGGAACACATCCCAAGGGACGTGGGCATTTTGAAGCTGTAACAAGTGGCACTCTGCTTGCCACCAATGTTGGCCATCTTCCCGATGCTGATAAGTAGTAAACTCCACGTATTGGTTGTGTGGGACATGCTGTGCCTGCAGTGCACGCTCCATTGCTTGGAACCAGTTGTCCGCTTCTGTGGAATTTGTTGAACCTTTGAAACTTGGCGGATGCACCTTGAGAAAAGTCGCTAAGGTCATCGGAGCACCTCCCGTGTTGTCTCCACTCCCTTCAGCATTGTCATCCGTATTTCCTTCGCCATTCCCGTTTCTGTTTCTGGCCGGTTGGCCTAACCTCTGCACAACTTGCAGAGTCACAGCAGCGTTAGGCTCCATGGTGTTCGCAAGGTTCGCCATTACCGCCATGAACTCGGCATGGTTATCGATTGGTCGCTCATTCCTACTCTCTCTTCGTGAACGTGTATGACCTCATCCGCGAGTAGCCATTAGGATTCCTATCTTCACCAAACATTCGATATCAAGGTGATTAGTCTCAATATCAAAGGCCTAGTGCTTCAATTATCCCAAAAAGgcactcacaaacaagcatgctatgaaatatcaagtagataacctaaatagcatgaaagaaaatgacctagagtatgcaatgaagaaTAATtggtccatccctcaggctcacgaggacgaaccgctctgataccactaaatgtaacaccccaattagcctaagccttacctcgcgtcgtaaagcaaaggttaatcaaaggttacgacaattctaagcttatacatataatatatatatatatatatatatatatatatatatatatatatatatatatatatataaagaatagTATAATCTAAAAGCCCGGTGAAAGATATAGCTCGAGACAGGATTTGAAAAGCGCAAAACGTGCTAACAAAGCTACTAACTTAAATCTCAAGAAACAgatgtaataaaataaaatatagtaGTATAATATCATAAGAATCTGGCCACAGCTCGCAGAGTTTAAGCTGGCCAGCCATATACAGACCATATATGAAACCagacattaaaaataacttatacaagttttgttctctcaaataCAAGCCTCTAGGTAAAACAAAATATGAAAGTGAGAAACAtgttcaaaataaattaaaagactAAAAAAGAAGTGCATGGATCCTCCGCTTCTGTCACCAATTAGACAACTCACCAAAGTGGGtcgcgacctgcatctgaaaaatacaacagaaatatggtataagaaccgaaggttctcaatatggtaacagtgcccagtgatgtaggatataagaccccgggacgccaaaggtaatcctagactccatatccatcacaagagtTCAAGCTTAAAGCAGTCTAAACAATAAGGCATAATATGTAAAACCTTAACCAAACTTGAAACCTTAGTATATCAAAAGGGTAATCTAGTTTTAAAGGATTTTCTACTCTAACCATATActgctgtcccacagccttcaccaacctatcCTCCATATGAACCCATCGCCATCgcctacctaacctcctcaAATCAGATAAACACAGATAATACAAGCAAGGAAAGCACATGTAATATTCAAGTATACATcaagtaattcaagaagcaagtagGCATATTGCACAAGTAGGCAAACTCAAGTAGTCAAAGCAAGCAAGCATGTataagatgcatatgatgaatgtctatcctattggttgtgatatcacttgtcggttATTGTGCCAAACTCGACAGCAAATCCGGTCGAGAACTCCTAGATTAGTCTCTCTATTGCGCATAAGGAGGAAAATTCCAAGGGAGAGTGACCTATCACCTTCTCCTTTCAGAGAAAAATATTCCGAGGGATCATGTCCTACCACCTTCCTCTGGTTGTCGCATGATTCCATGGGTTAATACCCAACCACCTTGCAATCAGAGAGAAACCCATGCTCAGGAGGAAAATTCCGAGGGAAAGTGCCCTACCACCTACTCCTTTCAGAGGAAAATATTCTGAGGAATgcgtgccctaccaccttcctctGGAGCAATCAAAATGAGTAAAAAGCTCAAAGCCAAGCCTCACATCCGAACGTAGGCGGGATACTGCCACAGCCCCTATGACGGATAACAACACATATCATAATTACATAATCAAACTCAGAGGCCACTCCTCATAGCACACTTCCACTCATTATCATCCCCTCTATCGTAATCATTCACTTACAATTTTCCAACTCATCACAACCGTCATCCATTGACGAACTGAATTCCTGTGCAATCTATAATTTTCTCAAAATAAATCCTCGTTCCacgtatagcttctaaaccggCAAGGAATCCCTTTCGTACAAAAgcttggttgtcacaagtaacaaaacccaataaaatttataactaaagtatttaaacctcgggtcgtctctcaaggaattgcagggaggtatgatttattattggttaaagaaaataatataattttgggtttttgaaataggaAACAggtaatttaaatggcaaggaaaataaattaataattataaaatctcttggcaaggtataagaaattgaagtcctatcctagttatccttatcaggtgtgatgagaattggattctgCTCCCACtatagttaacccttactaaataaaggaaaatcaagcggactaattaatttgatcctcaagtcctagtcaactcctatggaaagactagagttattggagtacaaattaatcagcaaagaattccaatttcAATCAACAACTGAGTTTCATAACTCAAGTGttactaattactcaaccaaaggtAAGAGTattataaaaagctaaattgaAATCATATAtctaaaatacctcaatttgcattaataaaagaaatcaaataaaacatgaaaaagttcataaattaaattaggaaaataaataaaaggaatattaaacctggaaattgagaagtagaaatcctaatcctaaaagaaatcctaaatcctaaaacctaagagagaggagagagcctctctctctaaaaactacatctaaaacctaaaattatgaattatccGCTCTCTGCTTAGTATCCGTTGAGTCTCTGCACGTTTCCTGGCTTTATTCTGTGTTTCTGgaccaaaaactgggtcaaaacgcgAACCAAAATTGTCCCCAGCGTTTCCTGAATTTTCtacagatcgcgcatgtcacgcgtatgtgtcggtcacgcgtacgcgacGTTTGACGATTTTCctctccacgcgtgcgcgtcaggcaCGCACTCGCGTCATTTGCACGAACTCCAatctacgcgtacgcgtcaagcacGTGTACGTGTCGCTGTGATTTTGTCCAAATCATAcgcacgcgtcagccatgcgtgcgcgtcgctgtTCGTTGGTcgtctcctttatttcttgtgctccttccctttttgcaagcttcctctccattctctaagccatttctgccctatgaagcctgaaacacttaacacacggaaattcgaatggtataaaggagaattaaaatacacaataaaaatatcTCTAGGAAGCAGGTTTTCAACCATGGAACaattttgggaaggaattgtaaatacatgctaatcatatgaataagtgggtaaagacttgataaaaccactcaattaaacacaatataaataataaaataatggtttatcaacctccctacacttaaacattagcatgtcctcacgCTTAGCttaaggagataaaataaatgagtagggaaaagcaagactcatgaaatgcaacctatctatgtgaatgcaactacatgcaaaatatttctacctacttggttaaaagtaaacaaatccttcaagaacaaatataaactggatttcactaattcaaatcacaaaataaagtacaaataaGTTGCAaaaagaaaatagctcatgaaagcagggaacaaggaattgagcataGAACCCTCACTAGAAGTGtatgcactctaatcgctcaggtgTTTAAGGTTCAATCTCTCAATTttctactaaccttgctttctaaggcttggttttcatctaacaatcaacaaaaatttaatgcacaaaatacacaaattaagaGGTCTTTTGAGGGTtataatggggttagggtcaagatatgattgtatttggttaagtggactaaaatctgaatccttaattaacctaaacttttccacctaacttaagacaatccatgtaatcacaaTACAAAACCTAACTATCCATTAACCATGTttaccacatattcatgcatccgaATTTGAGTACAattcatatgcattgctttcactatttactttggggcattttgtcccctttttattgtttgctctttttcttttctttttctcatatatattatttctttttctctctttttttcttttgtttttctcaatgcatatgattaaattattgaatgcatgaacatgtcctaaacatttctttcacattttcataAAGATATAAAATACCCAATTCTTAAACCAAACATTTCTAAACCCACTTTCTCCACACTTAATTCGTGAgaactctcactagtctaagctaaccaatgattcaaattagggacattattgttttttgcttagagttaatgatgtgctaaaataaagaacaaatggggtaaaataggctcaactttggtttgcaaaggataatgaaaggtaaggccatatgggtatgtaagctcagtgaaacaaggcctcaatcatgtaagtgtatgcatacatcaaataatggacatatagaattaagcaagacaaagatcacaattttagagagaaaaacacaccaaaaataaaatattggttgataaaatgcaaccaatcaaataggcttaAAACCttactggttttgtgtgttcgagttctaaaccatgttccaaaataatatttcttcaaacaagtttttcaaaaagtttttaatttaaattagtgaaatactataaaaagtttcttgaaagagaaaatattacttcaaccaagtagtggtaaaatatgcacacaATGTAACAGACATACAATCAAagatgcaaatgcaacaacaaatttaacaaagaaaattaaacattggtgttgagaaaaaagtaactaacccacggaagtcggtatcgacctccccacacttaaagattgcaccgtcctcggtgcatgctaagatgtgtaAGTGGACGGGTAGCTTCAACTGACGCTTGTAGATAGAGGCGCCTTAGCTGGAGGTCTCTtggttcctttccttgctggtggtttggtagtggctttctctttttctttccgGGTACCCATGtctaaagaagaaagaaaaggaagaataTTAAATATAGAGAATCAAAGAACTGGGAGGAAGAGATTCCAAGTGATAATAAATGCCAAAAGAGGATAATAGCTTAaatacatggtagctacaacatgtaggtAAGACATCATTTAAGATCGAAAAGGCAATTCATAATGAAATAGATGCAAGAGATAAAAGCATACAAGGAATAGGCATGAGAAGTATAGCTCAAGCATCAAGTATCAGATGTGCCAAATTAAAGAGCATGTGTAATTATGACAATTGTGAAAGATAATCCCAAATACATGTGGCATCCAAGTGTTGTGAaaaagaggcatgaaagtagaAGAGTAAAACAAAATATGATTCAAAATGCCATAGgagctttttcacaaacacttgggGTGCAATGTGAAAAtaggaataaaaataatataaccCAAATATATATGAGTGCCAAAATTAAGTGCATTTGTCAAATTACTCCTCAGAAAATCCACAAGCTCAAGTATAGTAAGGTATGACCAAAATAGAATTCTAACACCAACATAAGAATGCATGAAAAAGAAAGACTAAAAGAAACCAAAATAATGAAACCATAAATAAATGCAgcaaaataaaaggataaaagagtagaagggaagaagaaaagaaagaaagaagaatgaaagaagTAGGAATGAAaaagaattaggattgggggaAAGATGATCAGGCGCTGATATTGTTCAATCATGCGTCGCATGCGACGCATAcagcacgcgtatgcgtggattgCATAAAGTTtaagtgacgcgtacgcatcgggGACTCGTACGTGTGGATGGCCATTGTGGAaaagcgacgcgcacgcgtcagggacgcgtacgc
This sequence is a window from Arachis stenosperma cultivar V10309 chromosome 10, arast.V10309.gnm1.PFL2, whole genome shotgun sequence. Protein-coding genes within it:
- the LOC130957449 gene encoding uncharacterized protein LOC130957449, coding for MANLANTMEPNAAVTLQVVQRLGQPARNRNGNGEGNTDDNAEGSGDNTGGAPMTLATFLKVHPPSFKGSTNSTEADNWFQAMERALQAQHVPHNQYVEFTTYQHREDGQHWWQAECHLLQLQNAHVPWDVFQTAFYKKYFSESAREVKEMELLQLEQGSLSVAEYTSKFEELCRFSMEIRMAVAPMEIRIFFDLVNKARMVEENAKTVASSRDTHGVNTSRERDNNLGPWGQNLKKYGEGKRSRAYSPNMKCQECGNYHPNRPCQLDKKLCYKCGAPGHLVRDCPLRRTPEAGRSQQQD